One bacterium DNA window includes the following coding sequences:
- a CDS encoding phospholipase D-like domain-containing protein, which yields MHQKDHAQADLADLRVLAGHAFSRAAGAPLIPDNQVRLLRDAAENYPAWLTAIAAAQRHIHLESYILYDDETGRRFAEALMARARDGVRVRLIYDWLGGVGKSSRKFWSRLRASGVDVRCYNPPRLDRPLGWISRDHRKMLAVDGEVGFVSGLCIGRAWEGVPAKRIEPWRDTGVEVRGPAVAEIEKAFAQVWAMMGEPLPAAERPSIIGQPPAGTASLRVVANVPATAGLFRLDQLVAALARKRLWLTDAYYAGNTMYVQALRAAARDGVEVCLLVPNATDIPVVRALSRAGYRTLLEAGVRVFEWNGTMLHAKTALADGIWARVGSTNLNISSWIGNCELDVVVEDQNFAAAMERMYLEDLDHATEIVLSRKQKVLAPGEPAHTAHAVGKGSGSAGRAAAGAVRIGHAVGAAITGRRLLGPVEARLMLLIGALFVALAALAFWLPALLVYPAILLFAWLGIVLIARGLRLILEKRRKE from the coding sequence ATGCATCAAAAGGATCACGCACAGGCTGACCTGGCCGATCTGCGGGTGCTGGCCGGGCACGCGTTTTCGCGCGCCGCGGGGGCGCCCCTGATTCCGGACAACCAGGTCCGGCTGCTCAGGGATGCCGCCGAAAATTATCCCGCCTGGCTCACGGCGATTGCCGCCGCGCAGCGGCATATTCATCTGGAAAGTTATATCCTTTACGACGACGAAACCGGCCGCCGCTTCGCCGAGGCCCTGATGGCCCGAGCGCGGGACGGCGTGCGTGTCCGCCTGATCTACGATTGGTTGGGTGGGGTAGGCAAGAGTTCGCGCAAATTCTGGAGCCGGTTGCGCGCGAGCGGTGTCGATGTGCGCTGTTACAATCCCCCGCGCCTGGATCGCCCACTCGGCTGGATTTCACGCGATCATCGCAAGATGCTCGCGGTGGACGGCGAGGTCGGCTTTGTCTCCGGCCTCTGCATCGGCCGGGCCTGGGAGGGCGTGCCCGCAAAAAGGATCGAACCCTGGCGCGATACCGGGGTGGAGGTGCGCGGACCGGCGGTCGCGGAGATTGAAAAGGCCTTCGCGCAGGTCTGGGCGATGATGGGAGAGCCACTGCCGGCTGCAGAACGCCCCTCGATCATCGGACAACCCCCGGCGGGAACGGCCAGCCTGCGCGTCGTCGCCAATGTGCCCGCCACCGCCGGGCTCTTCCGCCTTGACCAACTGGTCGCAGCCCTCGCACGCAAACGGTTGTGGCTGACCGACGCCTATTATGCCGGCAACACCATGTATGTCCAGGCCCTGCGCGCTGCCGCCCGTGACGGAGTGGAGGTTTGTCTGCTGGTGCCGAATGCCACCGATATTCCGGTCGTCCGCGCCCTTTCACGGGCAGGATACCGCACCCTGCTGGAGGCGGGGGTGCGAGTTTTTGAGTGGAACGGCACCATGCTGCATGCCAAGACCGCGCTCGCCGACGGGATCTGGGCGCGTGTCGGTTCGACTAATCTTAACATCTCGAGCTGGATCGGCAATTGCGAACTCGATGTGGTGGTGGAGGACCAGAACTTTGCCGCCGCGATGGAACGGATGTACCTCGAGGATCTGGATCACGCTACCGAGATTGTGTTATCGCGCAAGCAGAAAGTGCTGGCTCCGGGTGAGCCGGCTCATACCGCGCACGCCGTCGGCAAGGGCAGCGGCAGCGCCGGCCGCGCTGCCGCCGGGGCGGTGCGCATCGGCCACGCGGTTGGCGCCGCAATCACCGGACGCCGTCTCCTCGGACCGGTCGAAGCGCGCCTGATGCTTTTGATCGGTGCGCTCTTCGTCGCCCTGGCCGCTCTCGCTTTCTGGCTGCCGGCGCTGCTGGTCTATCCGGCCATCCTCCTCTTTGCCTGGCTCGGCATCGTGTTGATAGCAAGGGGGTTGCGGTTGATACTCGAAAAAAGACGGAAGGAATAG
- a CDS encoding DUF3996 domain-containing protein: MNKSAVLLVAAFVLTSATGGFAAGIGVQYNANAGDIFTNGIALNMKLDEKPVVFALSYYLGDEKTLGLTADYWLFNNRISAMGNSDANWFLGVGAFLSTRFTGDDKSVKGGVRIPLGVNMLIDKKIEPFFQVAPSIGLAFSPSIKATHVYFPISVGFRIWF; the protein is encoded by the coding sequence ATGAACAAGAGTGCGGTTCTGCTGGTTGCAGCGTTTGTGCTGACCAGCGCCACCGGCGGCTTCGCGGCCGGAATTGGTGTCCAGTACAATGCCAACGCCGGTGATATCTTCACCAACGGTATAGCCCTGAACATGAAGCTCGACGAAAAGCCGGTCGTTTTCGCCTTGAGCTATTACCTTGGCGATGAGAAGACCCTTGGTCTGACCGCTGATTACTGGCTCTTCAACAACCGGATCAGCGCCATGGGCAACTCGGATGCCAACTGGTTCTTGGGTGTAGGCGCTTTCCTGAGCACCCGTTTCACCGGCGACGACAAGAGCGTCAAGGGTGGTGTCCGCATCCCCCTGGGCGTTAACATGCTCATCGATAAAAAGATTGAACCCTTCTTCCAGGTTGCGCCTTCGATCGGGTTGGCCTTCTCGCCCAGCATCAAGGCTACTCACGTCTATTTTCCCATCTCGGTGGGATTCCGCATCTGGTTCTGA
- a CDS encoding aspartate aminotransferase family protein, with protein MDKSTFDQYVLQTYKRVPLTLVKGEGMRVWDDAGNEYLDFFPGWGAGNLGHCHPSVVAAVRAQAEKIMHIPNVYYNELQGKLAQLLVASSFDGQVFFCNSGAEANEGAIKLARKRDATKKTIITLKDSFHGRTLATLAATGQPEYQQGFDPLPAGFVYSEPNDVPMLERLMDTEVAAVLLEPVLGEGGVLPLTPAYLRAARTLCDRFGALLILDEVQTGIGRTGRMFAWQHYGVVPDVLTLAKSLGGGMAIGAFVVGRAHCGILGPGSHGSTFGGNPMACAAGVAVLQTIAAEGLLDRAAKTGALLQAGLLRLAQRHALIAEVRGLGMMWGVVLKGEGAEVVMRCREKGVLINCTHGNVLRLMPAITATEGEIAQAITVLDEVLGELPQA; from the coding sequence ATGGATAAGTCCACTTTCGATCAGTACGTCCTACAAACCTACAAACGGGTGCCCCTGACGCTGGTCAAGGGCGAGGGAATGCGCGTCTGGGATGACGCTGGCAACGAATACCTCGACTTTTTTCCCGGATGGGGCGCCGGCAACCTGGGCCACTGCCATCCGTCGGTGGTTGCAGCGGTGCGCGCCCAGGCGGAAAAGATCATGCACATCCCCAACGTCTATTATAACGAACTCCAGGGCAAGCTGGCGCAGCTGCTGGTCGCCAGCAGTTTCGACGGTCAGGTTTTCTTCTGCAACAGCGGCGCCGAAGCCAACGAGGGGGCGATCAAGCTGGCGCGCAAGCGCGATGCCACCAAAAAAACGATCATCACCCTGAAGGATTCCTTTCACGGCCGCACCCTGGCCACCCTCGCCGCCACCGGCCAGCCAGAGTACCAGCAGGGCTTTGATCCCCTTCCCGCCGGTTTTGTCTACAGCGAGCCCAACGATGTGCCGATGCTCGAGCGCCTGATGGACACCGAGGTCGCTGCGGTGCTGCTTGAGCCGGTCCTGGGCGAAGGCGGCGTCCTGCCGCTCACGCCCGCGTATTTGCGCGCCGCGCGGACGCTCTGCGACCGCTTCGGCGCCCTGCTGATCCTCGACGAGGTGCAGACGGGAATCGGCCGCACCGGCCGGATGTTCGCGTGGCAGCATTACGGGGTGGTGCCCGATGTGCTCACCCTCGCCAAATCCCTGGGCGGCGGCATGGCCATTGGCGCCTTTGTGGTGGGGCGCGCGCACTGCGGCATCCTCGGCCCGGGCAGCCACGGCTCGACTTTCGGCGGCAATCCCATGGCCTGCGCCGCCGGCGTCGCGGTGTTGCAGACCATCGCCGCGGAGGGGCTACTTGACCGGGCAGCGAAGACCGGTGCCCTGCTTCAGGCCGGCTTGCTGCGGCTGGCACAGCGCCATGCGCTGATCGCCGAGGTGCGCGGCTTGGGAATGATGTGGGGAGTCGTGCTGAAGGGCGAGGGTGCGGAGGTGGTGATGCGCTGCCGCGAAAAGGGAGTGCTGATCAACTGCACCCACGGGAATGTGCTGCGCCTGATGCCGGCGATTACCGCCACGGAGGGCGAAATCGCCCAGGCGATCACGGTGCTGGACGAAGTCTTAGGGGAATTACCGCAAGCCTGA
- a CDS encoding diacylglycerol kinase family lipid kinase, with translation MKLLMLTNPRAGRSRGLDVAQKSLERFQQQGITVENVFSEYPGHLVEVAAREVNGPWDGIVALGGDGTLFEVINGMMQGNPELPLPLGVLPAGTGNSFSRDLAIRTHADAMQKILAGQTRPVDLGLCTCGDRRFVFINILGFGFVADVAQKAWSYRRWGALNYVIGVFIITKNLRSYPLEMEIDGRLYQRDNIFVEISNSRKTGGDMIMAPDALIDDGLLDVVLLNKVSRLRLLSALPKIFKGTHLQMKEVEHFTAKSMSFKTIPAKALTPDGEIAGSTPMTIAVLPGKIRVFG, from the coding sequence ATGAAACTGCTGATGCTCACCAATCCCCGGGCCGGCCGCAGCCGCGGGCTGGACGTGGCGCAGAAATCCCTGGAGCGCTTCCAGCAGCAAGGCATCACCGTGGAGAATGTCTTTTCCGAATACCCCGGCCATCTGGTCGAAGTGGCAGCCCGCGAGGTCAACGGCCCCTGGGACGGGATCGTCGCGCTCGGGGGCGACGGAACCCTCTTCGAGGTCATTAACGGCATGATGCAGGGCAATCCGGAACTGCCACTGCCGCTCGGGGTGCTACCCGCCGGAACCGGAAACTCCTTCTCACGCGATCTCGCGATCCGCACACACGCCGACGCTATGCAAAAGATCCTCGCCGGCCAAACCCGCCCGGTGGACCTCGGCTTGTGTACCTGCGGCGACCGCCGCTTCGTCTTCATCAACATCCTCGGCTTCGGCTTCGTCGCTGACGTGGCGCAAAAGGCCTGGAGCTACCGGCGCTGGGGAGCCCTGAATTACGTCATTGGCGTCTTCATCATCACCAAAAACCTCCGATCCTATCCCCTCGAGATGGAAATCGACGGCCGGCTCTATCAGCGTGACAATATCTTCGTCGAGATCAGCAACAGCCGCAAGACCGGCGGCGACATGATCATGGCCCCGGATGCCCTGATTGACGACGGGCTGCTCGATGTCGTCCTCCTCAACAAGGTTTCCCGGCTGCGCCTGCTCTCCGCCCTGCCGAAAATTTTCAAGGGAACGCACCTTCAGATGAAAGAGGTGGAGCATTTCACCGCCAAAAGCATGAGCTTCAAGACCATCCCGGCCAAGGCGCTCACCCCCGATGGCGAGATCGCCGGCAGCACCCCGATGACCATTGCGGTGCTGCCCGGCAAAATCCGCGTCTTCGGATGA
- the argJ gene encoding bifunctional glutamate N-acetyltransferase/amino-acid acetyltransferase ArgJ, which translates to MNFLDHPKITDAKGFTAAAVRAGFKRKRRDLCLIKSQVPTRCAAKFTTNRVKAAPVLAGIAALGKSGHMLQALVVNSGNANAGTGEQGLRDVQDTITCAAEHLGVPVELILAASTGVIGHYLDMAKMRKAIGRAAAHLSVAGGAACAEAILTTDTVEKAFSIRLEIGGKAVTLSGITKGSGMIMPDMATTLAFVTCDAAIDHALLDRLFTAAVDKSYNMITVDGHTSTNDTALIMANGLAGNPEIRPETPEAEYFAAALDALMLAMAKAIVRDGEGATKFVTITVGQAESAAAAKRMAFGMANSPLVKTALFGQDPNWGRLLSAAGMVGVDFDPARADLKINGTYIFSQGNPVMLSRREMKGLMAPKDLDIELDVFTGGQSAVVYTSDLSYDYVKINAEYHT; encoded by the coding sequence ATGAACTTTCTCGACCATCCCAAGATCACCGATGCCAAAGGATTTACCGCTGCCGCTGTGCGCGCCGGTTTCAAACGCAAACGCCGCGACCTCTGTCTGATCAAGAGCCAGGTTCCGACACGATGCGCTGCCAAATTCACAACCAACCGGGTCAAGGCCGCACCGGTCCTTGCCGGCATCGCCGCCCTGGGCAAATCGGGCCATATGCTCCAGGCTCTGGTGGTCAATTCGGGCAACGCCAACGCCGGAACCGGCGAACAGGGCCTGCGCGACGTCCAGGACACCATCACCTGCGCGGCCGAACATTTAGGTGTCCCCGTGGAACTGATCCTCGCCGCCAGCACCGGGGTCATCGGCCATTATCTTGATATGGCCAAGATGCGCAAGGCGATCGGACGCGCGGCTGCCCATCTCTCGGTCGCGGGTGGCGCAGCCTGCGCCGAGGCGATCCTGACCACCGACACGGTGGAAAAAGCCTTTTCCATCCGGCTCGAGATCGGCGGCAAAGCGGTGACCTTGAGCGGTATCACCAAGGGTTCGGGGATGATCATGCCCGACATGGCCACCACCCTCGCTTTTGTCACCTGCGATGCGGCGATCGACCACGCGCTCCTTGACCGGCTCTTCACGGCGGCGGTCGATAAAAGCTACAACATGATCACCGTCGACGGCCATACCAGCACCAACGACACCGCGCTGATCATGGCAAACGGTCTGGCCGGCAATCCGGAAATCCGGCCGGAGACGCCCGAGGCGGAGTATTTCGCCGCGGCCCTCGACGCACTGATGCTGGCCATGGCCAAAGCGATCGTCCGCGACGGCGAGGGGGCGACCAAGTTCGTCACCATCACCGTCGGCCAGGCCGAGAGCGCCGCAGCGGCGAAACGGATGGCTTTCGGCATGGCCAATTCACCCCTGGTCAAAACCGCCCTTTTCGGGCAGGATCCCAACTGGGGCCGGCTGCTTTCGGCCGCCGGGATGGTGGGGGTTGATTTCGATCCCGCCAGGGCCGATCTCAAGATCAACGGCACCTACATCTTCTCACAAGGCAATCCGGTGATGCTCTCGCGCCGCGAGATGAAGGGGCTGATGGCCCCTAAAGACCTCGACATCGAACTGGATGTTTTCACCGGCGGCCAGTCAGCGGTGGTCTATACCAGCGACCTTTCCTACGATTACGTCAAGATCAATGCCGAATATCACACCTGA
- the argB gene encoding acetylglutamate kinase, translated as MEKYIEKARVLMEALPYMQAFRGKMMVIKFGGSIMESDTAMREVLQDVVFMKFIGIKPVLVHGGGPAISAGMKRRGLPPRFVNGLRVTDKETMDLVEDILAHKINAQIVSLLNDLQGDAVGLSGRDRQMIKVDKLMPEVNGVKTDIGFVGQVRFINAEYLKELLEAGRIPVIAPIGVGDDGQSYNINGDLAAGEIASSLGAWKLVYMTDTPGILREQGDEQTLISTISRDQAEELITKGVISGGMIPKVQSCLAALQFGVNKGHIIDGRCRHSLLLEIFTPKGIGTEILKNG; from the coding sequence ATGGAAAAATACATCGAAAAGGCCCGGGTCTTGATGGAGGCGCTGCCCTACATGCAGGCCTTCCGCGGCAAGATGATGGTCATCAAATTCGGCGGCAGCATCATGGAGAGCGATACCGCGATGCGCGAGGTGCTCCAGGATGTTGTCTTCATGAAGTTCATCGGCATCAAACCCGTGCTCGTCCACGGCGGCGGTCCGGCGATCAGCGCCGGCATGAAGCGGCGCGGCCTCCCGCCGCGCTTTGTCAATGGTCTGCGGGTCACCGACAAGGAGACGATGGATCTGGTCGAGGATATCCTTGCGCACAAGATCAATGCCCAGATCGTCTCGCTGCTCAATGACCTGCAGGGCGATGCAGTCGGTCTCTCCGGCCGCGACCGGCAAATGATCAAGGTGGACAAGCTCATGCCCGAAGTCAACGGCGTCAAAACCGATATCGGCTTTGTCGGCCAGGTGCGGTTCATCAACGCCGAGTACCTGAAGGAGTTGCTGGAGGCGGGCCGGATTCCGGTCATTGCCCCAATTGGCGTCGGCGACGACGGCCAGAGCTACAACATCAACGGCGATCTGGCGGCCGGAGAGATCGCCTCAAGCCTGGGCGCCTGGAAGCTGGTCTACATGACCGATACCCCAGGCATCCTGCGCGAGCAGGGCGACGAGCAGACCCTGATCAGCACCATCAGCCGCGACCAGGCCGAGGAACTGATCACCAAAGGGGTCATCAGCGGCGGGATGATCCCCAAGGTGCAATCCTGCCTGGCCGCCCTGCAATTCGGGGTCAACAAGGGCCATATTATCGACGGCAGGTGCCGCCACTCCCTCCTGCTCGAGATCTTCACTCCCAAAGGCATTGGCACGGAGATTCTGAAAAATGGATAA